The window AATACGGGAGGAATTTTTCAATAAATCGAATGCTAACAATGGACTCAGTTAAAACTAGACTTGAGAGAGAACAATCTTTAACTTTTTTGGAATTCAATTATATGCTTTTACAAGCCTATGATTTTTATTACCTTAATAAAACATACAATTGCTCGTTACAGCTCGGCGGTAGCGACCAATGGGGTAATATTGTTACCGGTGTAGAGCTTATCCGGAAAATGAGCAAAAACGAATCATTTGGGCTTACTACTCCCCTACTTACTACTTCCTCAGGGGCAAAAATGGGTAAATCAGTAAGCGGTGCTGTATGGATAAATGAAGAGCATCTATCTCCTTATGACTATTATCAATACTGGCGTAATACAGAAGATGCAGATGTGGGTAAATTTGCTAAATTATACTGCGAATTTTCACAATCGGAAGAAAAAGAGTTTGAAACTTTAATTAGTGAAAATATCAACGAAGCAAAGAAAAAATTAGCTTACAGGGTTACAGAGCTTTGCCATGGTAAAGAAAAAGCCCAAGAAGCCTTTGATACTGCCATTAAAGTTTTTGAGCAGAAAACAGTAAGCCATAATTTACCTTCTATTTTACTAGATAAAAAGATTTTATCGCAAGGAATAATGTGTATTGATCTATTATGCCACACAGGTCTTACTGCTTCTAAAGGAGAAGGAAGAAGGTTAATTAGGGGTATGGGTATTAAAATTAACGATAACCTGGTTGTAGATGAGAATTTGATAATAAACTCAAACCATCTAAAAGACAAAGCAATCAAAATCTCTTCTGGTAAAAAGAAACATGTGTTAATTAAAATAGAAGAATAATATTTTCTCTTAGAAACAAGCGAATTTTACAGCGGCTAAAGCTAGCTTAAATTAGAAATTAACTCATGAGGAGCGCAAAATGTGAAGAAGGTTCACTTTACGAATCAACTTTATATCCATATTTCAGGTTCACAAGTTTAACATGACAGTTAACGCTGCATTTCCTATTAGGCAGTGGTCTCTTGGAAATAAAACCTTCTTTATCGGCAAGACCAAAAGTTTTTAACATTTTTTGCGTTTCAGAATGCAGATACTGTACCTTTACTTGAGCTGTTCCTCGATGTTTAAAACCAAGTAATTTAGCAGCCTTTTCTGATACATCGATTTCCCTATCACGTGCAAAAGGCCCTCTATCGTTGACAAGTACTATAACAGATTTGCCGTTCTCTAGATTCTTGACTTTAACCAGAGAGGGCATATGAAGGGTTTTATGCGCAGCTGTTAATAGTTCCTTATTATACGTATCCCCATTAGCGGTTTTTTTACCATGAGAACCGTCCTTATGACCGTACCATGAAGCTTTACCAACTTTAGCATACTTATTGTACTTTTTAGGTTTATAGGACTTACCTTTAATACTATATTTATTCCCGACTTTAAAATGTCCTTTATATTTTGTATTGTGTCTATCTTCCTTAGACAAAGTTTGGAAAGACTTCGGATTGCTTTGACAGGATGATAATATCACTGCAATAAGACATAACATTACTAGCGAGCTAGCGTTATAAATATATTTAAGTAACCTTTTACTAAACATACTCCCAAACATTACCAACTATCTACCGATTCCTGCTCGTTTTTAAAATCAGAAGATTCCCCTTCATCAATCAGTAATGTCTCTTCTTCTTCGTGTTTTTCCCCTGAAGATTTGGTTTTAGGGGTATAATCCCCTACCTTAACATGACTTACAACTTTTTGAACTCCATTAATATTAGAAGCAATGGTTGCTACTTTCTGCAGCTCTTCTTCTGACCTTGCCATACCAAACAAATAAACCACATCGTTTACTGTAATGACAGTATAATTAACAAATTTTATACTTCTATCCAGAAAAGTTTTTGATTTAATCTGACTTGTAATCATAGTATCCCTAGTATATTGGACAATATCAAATTTACCGCTATTTTTATCTACCTTAAGCTCATTTACTACTTCTGTTACCCCTTCTTGATCCCATGCAATTTGAACAGCATTAATCATATCTTCTTCTTTATCAACTAACCCTGTATATAAAACCCTACCTTGAACTACTTCTACTTTAATTTTAGTATATAATTCCCTAAAATTATTTTTTATAAACGAAGCTTTTATTGCAGA of the Candidatus Megaera polyxenophila genome contains:
- a CDS encoding rlpA lipoprotein produces the protein MFGSMFSKRLLKYIYNASSLVMLCLIAVILSSCQSNPKSFQTLSKEDRHNTKYKGHFKVGNKYSIKGKSYKPKKYNKYAKVGKASWYGHKDGSHGKKTANGDTYNKELLTAAHKTLHMPSLVKVKNLENGKSVIVLVNDRGPFARDREIDVSEKAAKLLGFKHRGTAQVKVQYLHSETQKMLKTFGLADKEGFISKRPLPNRKCSVNCHVKLVNLKYGYKVDS
- a CDS encoding tyrosyl-tRNA synthetase, giving the protein MTFIEEFKKRGYFYQCTDLTTLEQKTTRGKIAAYIGFDCTAESLHVGNLMQIMILRLLQKYGHKPIVLVGGGTTKIGDPTGKEELRKYLSDEDISRNMAGIKKSLSKFIKFGDGPSDAVMVNNADWLDNLGYIEFLRKYGRNFSINRMLTMDSVKTRLEREQSLTFLEFNYMLLQAYDFYYLNKTYNCSLQLGGSDQWGNIVTGVELIRKMSKNESFGLTTPLLTTSSGAKMGKSVSGAVWINEEHLSPYDYYQYWRNTEDADVGKFAKLYCEFSQSEEKEFETLISENINEAKKKLAYRVTELCHGKEKAQEAFDTAIKVFEQKTVSHNLPSILLDKKILSQGIMCIDLLCHTGLTASKGEGRRLIRGMGIKINDNLVVDENLIINSNHLKDKAIKISSGKKKHVLIKIEE
- a CDS encoding RlpA-like protein, whose protein sequence is MQKVPFITVVLLSFLVSGCLPVIFTGATASVTELAKDRPADEALKDFRIASAIKASFIKNNFRELYTKIKVEVVQGRVLYTGLVDKEEDMINAVQIAWDQEGVTEVVNELKVDKNSGKFDIVQYTRDTMITSQIKSKTFLDRSIKFVNYTVITVNDVVYLFGMARSEEELQKVATIASNINGVQKVVSHVKVGDYTPKTKSSGEKHEEEETLLIDEGESSDFKNEQESVDSW